A window of Triplophysa dalaica isolate WHDGS20190420 chromosome 12, ASM1584641v1, whole genome shotgun sequence genomic DNA:
AGAATCGCTCAACTCCGCTCTTTATTGACATGTGTTGTGATCTCTGCTTTAAGCATGTGTGTTGTTTCAGATCTATTAAAAGCTGAATGTTTTCATGCACGTGTCAATATATTGTGTTCATCTTGTTTTTGTCTGATATTGTTGATTGTATGATATGAGTGTTCtattctgtctttctctttgtgTAGCACTTCATGCCATTGGTTAACCTGCGCTGTTCTCCTGACGTTCATCTGTTCCTGTGTCAAGCGTTTGTTCCTGAGTGCACTGAGGACACGCGTGTGCTGCATCCGTGCAGAGAGCTGTGTGAGCGTGTCATGTCTGACTGCAGTAGAGATATGCACACGTTTGGCATCAGCTGGCCTTCAGAACTGCAGTGTGATGGGTGAGCGTGAGAACGTATCAACTACTGCAACCACCTTCGATTCATGGGGTTTCCATCATTGCACATTAGCACAGCAGTGTGAAACAGTGGCATTTTTAATCCATGAGCCAATCATTTCAGCACTTGGGTTATTTAATGCTCACAAGATGAAAGCAGCTGCTGATACACGCACACAAGCATGAAAAGACTTCTGTCATGAGCATAAGCCAGTCTGATATGTGGAATGAGATGTAAGGTGCCATTTTTCTTTAAAGCGGTTGACGGGTTATTGGTTGTTAGCATGGAGTTTCCATCTTTTCAGCAGGTCATGTATAATGTGGAACAGAATCTGATGTGTACCTGTGGAGCTTTGGACATAAAAGTggtacttcacccaaaaattaaaattctgtcatcatatactcaccttcaagttcaGCCATCCTCAATAGGCGGACTGCAGGCCGGATCCGGACCTTTGCTtgcattagcattagcattattgatcagcTAGATAGTTCTAgtatgaatggcatggaaaggctaatttaggaagtaactttgttttctgaaagctttttaattgttaaattacatttgttgtcagaatataaaacaaacggcctaataaaatataatatcttttatataaatatgtcaGTGTGggataaattgattaaatatataatattttcaaaaaacatgttgtcTGGACCCCCATTTGGAAGAGAAAATAAAGAGTGgacctcttggaactttaattgaatacccctgttctagttgttccaaatgtgtctaaatgtctttgatgaacacagagaaagatatggACAAATtacttgtatatattttttgttctgttgaccaCAAAAGACGACGACAGTTTTGGGGTACTTTTGACTGTTATTgcttttttcctactatgggagtcaatgggtgttgatctgtttggttataagcattcttccaaatatctttctcagtgttcatcagaacaaagacatctaCTCACATTAGGAACAACTGTAAGGTGAgtggcattttcatttttgggtgaagtatcgcTTTAAAGAAACCGTTTAAGCCATCCTaaactttttattgtttgttagaGCTGTAAATCACTGACATTTTGTCTTTATCTGTCTTTGGTTGAATAGTTTGGAATCATGCCATGTTTCTCCTGCTGGTTCTGCTGTTTCGCCAGTTGAAGATGTGACCACACCCAGAAGCTCTCTGTCAGCCAACCGGGATCTGGGATTCTGGTGTCCTCTTCAATTGAAAACTCGCCCCGGTCAGGGCGGCTCATTTCTCGGGGCACAGGACTGTGCGCCTCCGTGTGACAACATGTACCTGAAAGCACATGAAGTTCGCTTTGCCAAGACCTTCATTGGcatttgttctgttgtgtgcTTGTGCGCCACTCTCTTCACCTTTTTAACTTTCCTCATTGATGTGAAGAGGTTCCGCTACCCAGAGCGGCCCATCATCTTTTACGCTGTGTGCTACAGTTTCgtctctttcatttattttgtgggTTTTCTGCTGGGTAACGAGGCGGCCTGCATCAAAAGCAGCGTGCCAGGCCGCTCGTCCACGGTGGTGCTGGGCGCTCAGAACCGTGCCTGCTCGCTGCTCTTCATGCTGTTGTATTTCTTCTCCACTGCCGGGATGGTCTGGTGGGTCATTCTGACCATCACTTGGTTTCTGGCTGCTGGGCCCAAGTGGAGCTGTGAAGCCATCGAGAAAAAGGCTGTGTGGTTCCACACGGTGGCCTGGGGTCTTCCCGGAGCACTCACGGTCACTCTGCTGGCGCTGAACAAAGTGGAGGGAGACGGTATCAGCGGCGTGTGTTTCGTGGGTCTCTATGACCTGCCGGCATTGCGCTGGTTCGTTGTGGCTCCTCTGGCCGTGGCTGTGCTGGCCGGCCTCTCGCTGCTGCTGGCCGGGATAGTGTCTCTGAACCACGTGCGTCAGGTGATCCAACACGACGAACGAAACCAGGAGAAGCTGAAGAAGTTCATGATTCGCATCGGAGTTTTCAGCGGTCTCTATCTTCTCCCTCTGCTGACGCTGTTGGGGTGTTACCTGTACGAACAGGCCCGCCGCGGCTCCTGGGAGAACACCTGGATCAACGAGCGCTGTCAGGAATATGGCATTCCCTGCTCCTACAGCGTAAGATTTAAAACTCATAGGTGCTGGATGCGTCCgattctctttgtttgttttaccttCCTTATATTTTGTTTCTAGAGGACTGATGCAGACCGCCCCGAGCTCTTGCTGTTTCTCATGAAGTATCTCATGACACTGGTAGTGGGAATATCGACAGTGTTTTGGGTGAGCAGTAAGAAAACCTGCACAGAGTGGGCATCGTTCTTCAGTAGAAGTCGCAAAAAAGAGTAAGACCACCACCTTCTCCTGAACTTGACATTCATTCAGATGTGATGCTGGGTACAGTAAGAGTTTGTTTAAGATGAGTAAGAGATGAGAGTGTGCTGTTTCAAGGAAAATAAATGTCAGACATTTTCTACATCCAGTATCACTTGGACGGCAGAAACGCACACAAAACATAGAAGTCTTACTGTGTGGCCGCAGGGACTTGAATTcttaagcaaaataaaatgtgtgatgAAATGTGTGATAGTTTTGACCTTTGTGTTTCAGCCCCATCAGCGAGAGTCGCCGTGTTCTGCAGGAGTCCTGCGAGTTTTTTCTCAAACACAACAGCCGCGTCCAGCACAAATCGAAGCACTACAAGTCGACTTCGCATAAACTTAAGGTCATCTCCAAATCTATGGGCACTAGCACAGGTGTTCAAACTCCGGTGGTCAGCAACCATGAGAACACCGCTCTGAGCCAAAACCTCTCAGATCGGCATCGATCCTCGGAGACTTCCACTCGAGATCGGGCCGAGTCGACGCCGGCCGAGAGATGCAGTTCCAGTCGCATCAGCAGCCGCACCGAGAGTCTCCGCAGGTTCACATACGAAGCTCAATTATGTTATACAGCTTTAAGTATTGGACAAACTGgttcattaaaatgaaaggTTTTACTTTAATTATAGTTGATCAAAGTGATCCGGTATGCATTTGGcagttttattcaaagcaaGAGTGACACAAGTCTTGTGTTTGGTAAACATGAGCATGTGGGCCATAGAACTGTactgaaacaaaaacattccTTGAATCCACTTATCTGACTGTATTTGATCAACTGTGTTTAAGGGATTTCTGTGTGATCGCAAAAGTTTTCCTGCTGTGTTTTTAACGCATCTGCTCTTTTATTGCTCTTTGAAGGATCCCAGTAAAAGACACATTGGAAACTGGCCGCAGTGGGACAAACTCCCAATCAAATCTCCGAGTGGCCGTGACATCAGAATGAAGAGCTTCCGCCGCCGCCGCCTTCCTCTCGTTCAGCATCTGTGTATTCAGCACTGGAAGAATCATTGAaattgatgtttgtgtgttcatgtgaTGATAAAATACCCGTAGACTTTCAGTTTCATGAGGACATCAATTTATCTGCATTTCTGGAGTAGCAGGTAAAGAATTGCACATTAGCGGGTTAGTCCTTACACTGGCTTCTAATCttaatcaaagaaaatatcCACTGGTTAAGATTTATgctttttatatgtatataattcTTAAACTTGCGTAAACAAGTTGAAAAAGTAATTATACAAAGGCACTTTCACTGTGCTCCATTATGGATTTGATATGTTATGCATGTCATTTTGCAAATGAGTGACAAAGAATGTTTGGTCTCATACTCAGAATGTCACTGCGTTGTGAGTTGTAATTAAAAAGGACTtttgaatagaagtgaatgtaaAAGATTATGAAGCAAATTCCTGGACAGGTATTAGGTTGAGCCAGGACTAGACTCAGTTTAATTAGAGCATTTGAGCAGGGATGTGATTTTTCCATCCTCACTGGGATTACCCTCgtaaattgcattaatgagatttttttatttatttgtgaaggGTAAGGGATGTGTGTGTAGTCATCCAGCTGGATCCTTTCAATATGTAATTATGGCAAATAGTTTTTTAATGATATAACGATTAACATTAGacttttgttttttggggggcaGGGGGGTTTGGGGCAAACATGCGTTCAGTTTTCCTTCCTTTTATCCATGTCTGATATCATGCCTGTTTAAGTAGTTATAACAAACATGccttacaaaagaaaaaacattacttgtgtgcattttgagagaACACGaaggcactgatgtatttttaaGTATGTCAATGCCAGTCAGTTTATACAGCTCttacatttattctttattcgAGTCTAAAACAAGtctaatccctgtctgggacACCACCACCAAATGTAACATTCTCTTTGCATTTGGAAGATAATTTCTCAGTTAGAGTTTAACTATTGTTGTAATGATGCACATTTATATTGTGTTCTGAATCCTGCAGGTCAAGTACTGCTGTAAATGTTTGATGTATGGGACAGTTTTTCAACTTCTGTGTACGACACAGCAAGTATTGCTTTCTGTACCTcacag
This region includes:
- the fzd6 gene encoding frizzled-6 — protein: MQTVLWLIIVSFTLNSCMSHSLFTCEPVRVQWCHGMSYNRTFFPNMLDHYDQDIAATNMKHFMPLVNLRCSPDVHLFLCQAFVPECTEDTRVLHPCRELCERVMSDCSRDMHTFGISWPSELQCDGLESCHVSPAGSAVSPVEDVTTPRSSLSANRDLGFWCPLQLKTRPGQGGSFLGAQDCAPPCDNMYLKAHEVRFAKTFIGICSVVCLCATLFTFLTFLIDVKRFRYPERPIIFYAVCYSFVSFIYFVGFLLGNEAACIKSSVPGRSSTVVLGAQNRACSLLFMLLYFFSTAGMVWWVILTITWFLAAGPKWSCEAIEKKAVWFHTVAWGLPGALTVTLLALNKVEGDGISGVCFVGLYDLPALRWFVVAPLAVAVLAGLSLLLAGIVSLNHVRQVIQHDERNQEKLKKFMIRIGVFSGLYLLPLLTLLGCYLYEQARRGSWENTWINERCQEYGIPCSYSRTDADRPELLLFLMKYLMTLVVGISTVFWVSSKKTCTEWASFFSRSRKKDPISESRRVLQESCEFFLKHNSRVQHKSKHYKSTSHKLKVISKSMGTSTGVQTPVVSNHENTALSQNLSDRHRSSETSTRDRAESTPAERCSSSRISSRTESLRRIPVKDTLETGRSGTNSQSNLRVAVTSE